The segment CAGACGCAATAGCTGTTCACTTGAATCCGGCTCAAGAACTCTTTCAACCTGAAGGTGAACCCGAATATCCTCTATCTGCCCTTGATAAACTTAAGGACATATCTAATGACTTAAACGTTCCGGTTATAATAAAAGAGTCTGGAACTGGCATTTCTATGGAGACCGCTAGGCTACTTGATCAGTATGGGTTCCAACTTATTGACGTTTCAGGACAGGGCGGAACTAGCTGGATAGCAGTTGAAATGGTTAGAAATAGGAGAAAGGGAAATTGGAAGATGAGGAGCTCTGAGTTGTTCGCAGGGTGGGGAATCCCAACAGCAGCATCAATAGTTGAATCTAGGTACGTTATCCCTAAGGGATATTTGATCGCAAGTGGCGGAATAAGAACTGGACTGGATATCGCAAAGGCCTTGTCCTTGGGAGCTAATTTGGCAGGTATGGCTAACCCAGTACTTCAACACGCTGTAAAAGGCAAGGAACAGTTAAAGAGCTTTTTCGAGGAGGTTTCATTTCAATTAAAAGCAGCTATGTTGCTTTCCGGTTCCAAAAATGTTGACAGTTTAAGAAAAGCCCCTATAGTAATTTGGGGAAGATTAAGAGAGTGGATGGAGAGCAGGGGATTAACCTTATCAATATATGAAAGTATTAGAAAAGGAGCCTAATGGAACTAGAAAAATATCTTGGAGAGGTAATAACGCAAGTCAATGAAACCATTGATAAATATATTCAAGGAGATGTGCCGGAGCTATACGAAGCTTCAAGGTACCTATTAAAGGCAGGAGGGAAGAGACTACGTCCGTTGATGGTGGTTCTCTCTTCAGAACTTCTAGGTGGTAGCAGAGATAGGGCTATTTTAGCTGGAGCAGCGATAGAAGTATTGCACAATTTTACATTAATTCATGACGATATTATGGACCAAGATACGACCAGAAGAGGATTACCCACGGTTCACGTTAAGTGGGGGATCCCAACCGCGATTTTAGCTGGGGACCTATTACATGCAAAGGCCTTTGAGTTAATTACTGAATCAATAAAGGGACTTCCAATTGATTTGGCTTACAGGGCACTGAACTGCTTCTCAAGATCAATAGTCATCGTTTCAGAAGGACAGGCAATGGACATGGAGTTCGAGAGAAGGTGGGACGTTACCGAGAATCTGTACCTAGAAATGATAAGGAAAAAAACGGCCCAACTTTTCGCATGTTCAGCTCACTTAGGTGGTCTTTTAGCTAATGGTACAAATGAAGAAGTAAACAGTTTATATGATTTTGGAGAAAAAATTGGAATAGCATTTCAAATAATGGATGACATTCTAGGGATTACCGCAGATGAAAAGGAGTTAGGCAAACCTCTTTATAGCGATATAAGAGAGGGGAAAAAGACGATACTTCTAATCAAAGCGCTTGAAAGAGCTAACGAACATCAAAGGAAAACCATAATGAACGGTATGGGCTCAAGCGAAGTTTCAACACTAAGTAGTGTAGCTTCTTTGCTATCCGAACTGTCTTTAGATTACTCCCAGCAACTAGTTAGGAAGTATTATGAAAACGCACTAAGGTCTCTATCAAAAGTGAGGTCTCGCAATCAATTGGCCCTTGATGGATTAAGAGCGATTGCGGATTTAATAATAACAAGGCGAAAATAATTGTTAGAACTACTAATACCTATTTTAAT is part of the Metallosphaera cuprina Ar-4 genome and harbors:
- the fni gene encoding type 2 isopentenyl-diphosphate Delta-isomerase, coding for MSLINRKLEHVEICLYEDVQGKVSTLLEDVVLIHQALPGLSLRDVNTKTRFLGKDLSFPLMVTGMTGGHDELGKVNATIAQVVEEMGLAMGVGSQRVAIERPETAESFRITRKMAPTAPLVANLGLPQVTKGYGTKQFLDAIQMIEADAIAVHLNPAQELFQPEGEPEYPLSALDKLKDISNDLNVPVIIKESGTGISMETARLLDQYGFQLIDVSGQGGTSWIAVEMVRNRRKGNWKMRSSELFAGWGIPTAASIVESRYVIPKGYLIASGGIRTGLDIAKALSLGANLAGMANPVLQHAVKGKEQLKSFFEEVSFQLKAAMLLSGSKNVDSLRKAPIVIWGRLREWMESRGLTLSIYESIRKGA
- the gds gene encoding geranylgeranyl diphosphate synthase — encoded protein: MELEKYLGEVITQVNETIDKYIQGDVPELYEASRYLLKAGGKRLRPLMVVLSSELLGGSRDRAILAGAAIEVLHNFTLIHDDIMDQDTTRRGLPTVHVKWGIPTAILAGDLLHAKAFELITESIKGLPIDLAYRALNCFSRSIVIVSEGQAMDMEFERRWDVTENLYLEMIRKKTAQLFACSAHLGGLLANGTNEEVNSLYDFGEKIGIAFQIMDDILGITADEKELGKPLYSDIREGKKTILLIKALERANEHQRKTIMNGMGSSEVSTLSSVASLLSELSLDYSQQLVRKYYENALRSLSKVRSRNQLALDGLRAIADLIITRRK